Below is a window of Rhodamnia argentea isolate NSW1041297 chromosome 11, ASM2092103v1, whole genome shotgun sequence DNA.
TTCCCAGCACAACCTCTTGCTTCGGAAATTTAAACATCCAATGTATGCATGATATTATGAGCATCTTACGTGAGACCAGACATGTTGTATTCCAATCCAATACCTCTAAAAAGCTGCAAAATGTGCAAGATATAAAATCAATAATTGCACAGGTAACAAATTTACGATGTTTGAAAAAAGACAGGCAGAACCTCGCGCATACGAGCTTCCATGCTTTCTGAATGAGATCCAAACTTTTTCAGGTAATACTCTTTTTTGTTGACACCTTCTTTTGGGGCAGATGGATTCAGAAAAAATGGATGCCATTTGATCTGCAGGCCCAATGAGACCTCAGTGAGAATGGATATTCACCGTGGTAAAAAGGCACACATGTGCATGTGCAAATATGTGCcacacgcagagagagagagagagagaacctcaaAATCAAACCGATTCTTTGCGGTGGCTATTGCCTTGTCCAAATTCTTTTTGCCTATGCAGCACCACGGGCAAACAGTATCTGAACTGATGTCAATTCGAATAAGCTTCTTCCCAGCATCGTTACCAGCTGACTCAGCCATAATCTTCACTGATCGGCAGATATTCTGGATAACATAGATGAGTCAGATTCCTATCTGTCCAGGATAGCATTGGTACTAGACTCTTTATTGTGAGACAACCGCTTCAAAATTATCAAGCAGATGAAAACACAAATAATTCCAACGCGAGGAGATGACATATAAATCTGTAATCAGGGTACCACTCAATTTCACTCCAATCACGAAGAAGTTGTTTCTACTCCTGCTCAAATATTGGCAGTCGTTCTTGATAAATATTCTAGCCATTGCAAGTAAGCATTTGAAGAGCAGAACAAAAATATTGGGTTCCTTAGTTAATCCAAACTAGAACGACCATCTTCGTATTCCACATCATTCAGCTAACTAATTTCACAAACCATCTTCGTAGCCCCGGCCTCACTGTTTTCCTGATGCACAGGCTACATCTATCCGAGAAACCAATTACCCGACTAAGAAAAATGAACAACCGTTATCTAACCTGGAAAAACGACTTTGGTACACATTATCTACCCGATGATTGTCGACCCGAAATGggggagaaaaaaggaagttgGCCAGAGGAGAGTCCACATTTCAGGGGTGGACTCCCTTATTCAGCAGAAATCAAAGATGTTAACCACCCAACAGCTGCCCTCCCGAAGATACATCGCGGCCCGAATGTTTATTGagacccccccccccccaccccacaGACGAAACACGATCAAAATCAAGCTTCCTGACTAATTCTCCCGACACCACAGACTGTGAGTTCAAAGGGAATGAAGGAACTCCGCAACTCCTCCTCAACGCAACCAAGACAAAATTCTCCTTCCCACCTCTTCTATCCGCAATCAAGACCAACGCCATGTTCAACAACCAGAACTCATAGAGTCGCAGAGCAGATTTCATGTTCAACCACCAAGGAAAAACAAAGATACCCACAAAAAAGATTTGAAGCAACAGAACCTCACTAACCCAATCAACGGAAGGAAAGATCGAGCCTTTTCCAGGGGCGATCGCAGAAAGGACGATTCAACAGAATGAATTTGCGCGGACAAAGCAGAGGGGAGCAAAGAGAAGGGGACGAAGGAAGAGGGTCCACCTGAAAACTGGGAGAATGATCGGGAGCTGCTCTGAGGAGGGAGACCCAGCGCGACTGTGGACTTGGACAGTTTAACGTCCTCATGAGTCCGTCACGGCGTCACCGACCGCCCCGAATGGCCAAGGCCAAACAggaaccaacaaaaaaaaaagaaagaaagaaaagaaaacagtagATTATTAAATTGTTAAAAAGGATTTTATGAGATTTATTATTTCTGTAAAATAGAAATTCAGGAGCGATCgcgtaaattttttatttttatttttccatttttgtctCTTGTGATAATCAGTTTATCCTTGTAATTCGGTTAGGCAGATTCGCTCGCCGGACCAAAGCGTCACCGCTGACGTCACCCCAAAGTGGctacaaatattttttcatttacttttcaTCGGGACgtaatacctaaaaaaaatctttaaatttaACTCTTGTCtcattttgtctcataaaaagcctCCAAATTTAGTACGGtgcttctgaccaaaaaaaaaaaataataattgtatAGTCCAATCcgaaaaaaccctcaactttggACTAACTTTAGATTTAGTCCGGATTCTACCCTAAGCTTTTTTGTCTCTTGAAAAACCTTAATTTAGGTCCAATATTAAttctatcctaattttttttatctcatactttagattgaatttcaatttttctgtaaatctttttgtctcgtaaaagatcatcaacttttacttcGTTTCTAAATATGCCTCCATTCACCCTCCATCAAATCGCCCTTATTGGTTAGTGACTTTACGTTCGGTTTTTGATCTCTCGTGCTTGGGAATGTTCCATCTCTAGCGGTCGGACAAATCGCGCTTGGGATGCTCAAATAATTCGtgctttggaatttttcatttctcaatCTTCGACGATAAATTTTGGACGAGGGTTAGTTGGGGAAAATTTGAAACTAGAGAGTAAAATTTGGATAAGACCTAAAGTTATGTGTTTTTCATAAGACAGAAaggtttaggatagaattgagacatggGCTAAAGTcgatgattttttatgggataaaaaaaataagggtaCAATTGAGAATGGATCTAAAGTCGgactttttttatgagacaagagTTAAAGTTAGAGTTTTCCAGGATATTAGGCTACTTTATAGGTGAACGGTTCCAATCCGATTGGTCTCATATATGGTATACCCTATTCGGGTGGGTTCCTAAGTTTAAAACCGAGAACTAGCTGGggcattttttcccctttttcattttgctttattGTATATATAATATTTATGCGTACTATTTGAAACTAATATGTCAAACTTATCCaatctcaaaataaatatgtcttGCTTACAAGAAGGAATAAAACAAAGTAGTTAGGATAAAAGGGAAATCAGTTCAAGAGTGATTCCATTCCAAATCCAAAATTTCGATTATAACAACCGATTCAAGTGTCTAAGTGGGAATCAAATCACCTATGTCCGGTTCTTTGTTTATAGAACTAGGAATCGGACTAGTTTTGATTTTTAGGGTCTGTTTAGCAATAATTTTGACTCTCTAATTCTGTTCCtcagaataaaaaatgatgataaacatgtttggtaacataaatgattatgattATATTCATGagaacagttttggagcaaaaacaagaataaagaaaaagttaattctggaaaaaagaattacttttgagaatcacaaaaaagaacaaaattttatttcttttaaaaggaTTAGGTCCACATGGGCTTCGacgtggacttctaaacttaaaaaaaaattaaaattagatttggaaatttactaaaaaatattttttttaaaacaaaatttaaagataagctttaaaatttaaccaaaaaacgttaaaaatttaaaaaaagaggggaaactaaaaattttaaaaaaataaaaaatgggggaaattaatttttttaaaatttaaaaagtttaatttttttaaaaaaagatgaagaattttaaaaaaagaattctcgTCATCCGATTGTTCTCGgtaacataaattttatgcaattaccaaatgcgtttctattcCAGAACGGAAGTTTTGTGCAGTTACAAGGcacattttgattctctaaaaatcatcaagagaacataataaaaaaaatataattctaaTTCGAATTACTTTTTTGAATCAGTGTCGTTGTCAAATAGGATCTTAGCTTCTTTGAATCGGCTGGATAAGGCGGGTTCGGGCCGATTTCAG
It encodes the following:
- the LOC115753440 gene encoding uncharacterized protein YwbO isoform X1; protein product: MRTLNCPSPQSRWVSLLRAAPDHSPSFQNICRSVKIMAESAGNDAGKKLIRIDISSDTVCPWCCIGKKNLDKAIATAKNRFDFEIKWHPFFLNPSAPKEGVNKKEYYLKKFGSHSESMEARMRELFRGIGLEYNMSGLTGNTVDSHRLVYYAGTQGLEKQHKLVEELFIGYFTQGRYIGDREFLVEAAAKAEVDGATEFLDNPKNGLQEVNEELEQYSSNISGVPYYVINGKYRLSGGQPPEAFLQAFEVVAGGKETK